A single region of the Garra rufa chromosome 20, GarRuf1.0, whole genome shotgun sequence genome encodes:
- the klhdc7a gene encoding kelch domain-containing protein 7A: MPIAELLGVQFDMQLLGKLTISVATMLFVSLVFRFYHNRAQNRRRESERRGVQATRGSYSTCNAKQEPKSEAAKEDTDRESSEKPLQESLNLNRGQPETLDLDSCAKEEPAGNSNIVEDITETESGKPKLTLQLPGVSEKDPGSPSGRRSPVVMKKLEGGTGVGRQLRQDVGLQGMFSSFESKAEIKVENADLILDGPGNCRTGVHGKIYEYYVESSSHFVSDSSPTRSVSPVYGQNENGTLFKKSQSLDLPSFKDRSRSPSPQPSRFIISDLEIAPRVTNESPSTFKPESVRYGRQAVIRQDSYRTAASDSEFPIPLPTQRPLTPRSCSPAHPNDIPLDSSLDAPEEPQVETVAGAKFLHLPENLGNAELESLAGKLDLGNCLEALTLAKKHGHTALQQAALRVMSDNYLQVLRDPGLFGRLKAGERDHIQTQRMRGRKWLVVADMDSPDWSRRPSQSTVSESESVKSSSSIYYYDDYKDTWHLHTHIPQEVLSKGCAMCTMDNYLFIAVGFQGVDREATPSKKVYCYNPMTSIWSEISPMNEARPHCKLVPLQGHLYAIGGECLSTVERYDPRTNRWTFVAPLPNETFAVAHKATACNGELFVAGGTLRYTLLRYNPKTNTWRESMIVGSRDKTAEMVAVRNFLYRFDVSPLGISVYRFHAVARLWYECSSIRLPHCTAFQCVTMDNIIYCVNRQFTLRFLADEVSPSFVAQDLKVLSLAKGILFPFVLVLPDSTTQQTCV, from the coding sequence ATGCCAATTGCAGAATTGCTTGGAGTGCAGTTTGACATGCAGCTCCTAGGCAAACTGACAATATCCGTGGCCACCATGTTATTTGTCTCCTTGGTTTTCAGATTCTACCACAACAGGGCACAAAACAGACGGCGAGAAAGCGAAAGAAGGGGTGTGCAAGCGACCCGGGGAAGCTACAGCACCTGCAATGCCAAGCAAGAACCAAAGAGTGAAGCTGCAAAGGAGGATACTGACAGAGAATCTTCAGAGAAACCCTTGCAAGAAAGCCTAAATCTGAACAGGGGTCAGCCTGAAACTTTGGACTTGGACAGTTGTGCAAAGGAGGAACCTGCAGGTAACAGCAACATAGTTGAGGATATAACTGAGACAGAGAGTGGCAAACCAAAGTTGACCTTACAGCTTCCTGGTGTGAGCGAAAAAGATCCAGGAAGTCCAAGTGGTCGCCGATCCCCGGTTGTAATGAAGAAGCTGGAAGGTGGCACAGGTGTTGGCAGGCAGCTGAGGCAGGATGTTGGTCTCCAGGGCATGTTCTCGAGTTTTGAATCAAAGGCAGAAATCAAAGTAGAGAACGCTGACCTTATCTTGGACGGGCCAGGGAATTGTAGAACGGGCGTCCATGGAAAAATCTACGAGTACTACGTAGAGTCCTCATCCCACTTCGTCTCCGATTCAAGCCCCACCCGATCTGTCAGCCCAGTCTATGGTCAAAACGAAAATGGGACTTTGTTTAAAAAATCCCAGTCACTGGATTTACCCAGTTTTAAGGACCGCTCCCGATCGCCAAGTCCACAACCTTCTAGATTCATCATTAGCGATCTTGAAATCGCCCCACGAGTTACTAACGAGTCTCCCTCAACATTCAAACCCGAGTCTGTGAGGTACGGCAGGCAAGCAGTCATCCGTCAGGACAGCTATCGTACTGCTGCCAGTGACTCAGAGTTTCCAATCCCCTTGCCTACACAGAGGCCTTTAACACCTCGCAGCTGTTCTCCAGCACATCCCAATGACATCCCTTTAGATTCAAGTCTGGATGCGCCGGAGGAACCGCAAGTCGAAACTGTCGCAGGAGCGAAATTCTTACACTTACCAGAGAACCTGGGCAATGCGGAACTCGAGAGTCTAGCAGGGAAACTCGATTTAGGCAACTGCTTGGAGGCTCTAACACTTGCTAAAAAACACGGTCACACTGCCCTTCAGCAAGCTGCTCTCCGTGTCATGTCTGATAATTACCTTCAGGTCCTCAGAGACCCAGGGCTCTTTGGCAGGCTGAAAGCAGGGGAGCGTGATCACATCCAAACACAACGCATGAGAGGAAGGAAGTGGTTAGTGGTCGCAGATATGGATTCACCAGATTGGAGTAGACGTCCGTCACAGTCTACGGTGTCAGAGTCTGAATCAGTTAAGTCATCCAGCAGTATTTATTACTACGATGATTATAAGGACACGTGGCACCTTCACACCCACATTCCCCAGGAAGTGTTATCTAAAGGTTGCGCCATGTGCACCATGGATAATTATCTATTTATCGCAGTGGGTTTCCAAGGCGTGGACCGTGAAGCGACCCCTTCGAAGAAAGTGTACTGTTACAACCCAATGACTTCAATTTGGAGTGAAATAAGCCCTATGAATGAGGCAAGGCCTCACTGCAAACTCGTGCCTCTGCAAGGCCATCTTTACGCCATTGGAGGCGAATGCCTATCGACGGTTGAGCGCTACGACCCCAGGACAAACCGATGGACCTTTGTGGCCCCTCTTCCTAATGAGACATTCGCCGTAGCCCACAAGGCCACAGCTTGTAACGGTGAACTGTTTGTCGCAGGGGGCACGCTGAGATACACCCTCTTGCGGTATAATCCCAAGACCAACACGTGGCGGGAGAGCATGATTGTGGGCAGCAGGGACAAGACCGCAGAAATGGTGGCGGTCAGAAATTTCTTGTACCGTTTTGATGTCAGTCCACTGGGCATCAGCGTGTACCGCTTTCACGCAGTGGCCCGACTGTGGTACGAATGCTCTTCGATACGTCTCCCACATTGCACAGCCTTTCAATGTGTGACCATGGACAATATTATCTACTGCGTGAACCGTCAGTTTACCTTGAGGTTCCTTGCAGATGAGGTATCTCCGAGCTTTGTCGCACAGGATTTGAAAGTTCTGTCTCTGGCTAAAGGTATTTTGTTTCCGTTCGTCCTTGTGCTGCCCGATAGCACCACTCAACAAACTTGTGTTTGA
- the cfap107 gene encoding cilia- and flagella-associated protein 107 has translation MSQPGKYSNKVLIDNWAEERLHFTRDCETANSSYRMDYTPHMSYSRPNVVTCQRTLRSSEGLPLRQLFSHHDVPSSHCLVSLYDESFGRQASSSLPTLHSWSSFKLARVPERSDHPIQGPPTNFGLAASWRARVEQQRAVVPTLSEYRASYPLHPISAFCYSRHVSMPKRFSSSQHPANLSNEDLALKHRPCRQVSSNPASLL, from the exons ATGAGTCAGCCTGGTAAATACAGCAACAAAGTACTCATTGATAATTGGGCGGAGGAGAGATTACAT TTCACTCGGGACTGCGAGACGGCGAACAGCAGCTACAGGATGGACTACACGCCCCACATGTCATACAGCAGGCCCAATGTTGTCACGTGCCAAAGGACTCTTCGCAGCTCAGAG GGTCTTCCCTTAAGGCAGTTATTTTCTCATCATGACGTCCCTTCCTCTCACTGCCTGGTGTCGCTCTATGATGAGTCGTTTGGGCGGCAGGCCTCCTCTTCTCTGCCCACACTGCACTCCTGGAGTTCTTTCAAACTGGCCAGGGTCCCAGAGAGGTCAGATCACCCAATCCAAG GCCCCCCTACTAATTTTGGCTTGGCGGCTTCTTGGCGGGCTCGCGTGGAACAACAGCGGGCAGTTGTGCCCACACTAAGTGAGTATAGGGCTTCATACCCTCTGCACCCCATCAGCGCCTTCTGTTATTCTCGCCACGTCAGCATGCCCAAGCGCTTCTCCAGCAGTCAGCACCCTGCCAACCTCAGCAACGAGGACCTGGCACTGAAACACAGACCCTGCAGGCAGGTCTCCAGTAATCCAGCCAGCCTGCTGTGA
- the aadacl4 gene encoding arylacetamide deacetylase-like 4: MYFEHLLLCMQHIEATMYTGIAILLIVFAAFFAVFCLLVVVPVYFELRKLNTPPGIASPGKLRMIHCVYVGISIVGQILGRLGLCHQMDFIRWCRCRIMGRKRPVPSSLRIKDLTFSGVPVRVYEPTAASGEKKRGLVFFHGGGWMFGSIDEYDEVCQYISLESDTTVVSVGYRLAPEHRYPAQLDDCEVVTRHFLSIAATDFGVDPRRVAVGGDSAGANLAAALCQRLSKTQDGHLPSPCAQVLIYPALQMADFHLPSYQQNHSVPILFRDRTVFFFLHYLNGNTSVSQQILEGRHVPVELKLRYKKWLDPDNLPPQFRKGASPQVTTSHDADAYHVIKQGLDPEISPLLAENDVLRLAPPTFVLTCEFDVLRDDGILFLKRLRDAGVEVTWEHLFDGFHGIISFFNQGWLTFQSSRKGMDSIVRYVKTL; this comes from the exons ATGTATTTTGAACACTTATTGCTGTGCATGCAGCACATTGAAGCAACCATGTACACaggaattgcaattctgcttatTGTATTTGCAGCTTTTTTTGCTGTTTTCTGTTTATTGGTAGTTGTCCCAGTGTACTTCGAGCTGAGAAAGTTAAATACTCCTCCTGGAATTGCTAGTCCTGGGAAACTACGCATGATTCATTGTGTGTATGTGGGGATAAGCATTGTG GGCCAGATTCTGGGACGATTGGGGCTGTGCCATCAGATGGATTTTATACGATGGTGCAGATGTCGTATTATGGGCCGCAAAAGGCCAGTGCCCTCCAGCCTTCGTATTAAGGACTTGACCTTCAGTGGAGTTCCAGTGAGGGTGTATGAGCCTACAGCTGCTTCAGGAGAGAAAAAAAGGGGCTTGGTGTTTTTTCATGGTGGCGGCTGGATGTTTGGGTCTATAg ATGAATATGATGAAGTGTGTCAGTATATATCACTGGAGAGTGACACCACAGTTGTGTCTGTTGG TTACCGTCTGGCCCCCGAGCACAGGTACCCTGCCCAGCTGGACGACTGTGAGGTCGTGACTCGCCACTTCCTGTCAATAGCGGCAACCGATTTCGGGGTGGACCCACGCAGAGTGGCAGTTGGTGGGGACAGCGCAGGAGCGAACCTGGCAGCCGCTCTCTGCCAGAGGCTGTCGAAGACACAGGATGGTCATCTGCCATCTCCCTGTGCCCAGGTTCTCATCTACCCGGCACTGCAGATGGCAGATTTCCACCTGCCCTCATACCAGCAGAACCACTCTGTGCCCATATTGTTCAGAGACCGAACAGTGTTCTTTTTCCTGCATTACCTCAATGGGAATACTTCTGTGAGCCAGCAGATTCTGGAAGGCAGGCATGTTCCTGTCGAGCTAAAACTTCGCTATAAGAAATGGCTGGATCCAGATAATCTTCCACCTCAGTTCAGAAAGGGAGCAAGTCCGCAGGTTACCACAAGCCATGATGCTGATGCCTATCACGTCATCAAACAGGGGCTGGATCCAGAGATCTCCCCTTTGCTAGCTGAGAATGATGTTCTTCGCCTTGCGCCGCCCACCTTCGTCTTGACCTGTGAGTTTGATGTGCTGAGGGATGATGGGATTCTGTTCCTTAAGCGACTAAGGGATGCAGGAGTGGAGGTCACGTGGGAGCATCTATTTGATGGCTTCCACGGGATCATCAGTTTCTTCAACCAGGGCTGGTTGACATTTCAATCTTCTCGAAAGGGTATGGACAGCATTGTGAGATATGTAAAGACTCTCTGA